DNA sequence from the bacterium genome:
AAACGGATTAGGAATTAAATCCCCCTTTCAATTGTAGATAGGAATCAGAAAAAAGAAATATTGCTATATCTTATTGAAAATCAAATGGTTATGCTAAATTTTGCCTTTAAATAGAGAGGAAGTTCCGATAAATATCAGCATCAAAAAACAAAAAAAAGCGTTTCATTCGCTTTTAATTCGCGATTGAAACGCTTTTTGTGATTGGTCAATATTGTTGTAATATGTTGAGACTAAAGGAGTTAGGAGGAAGCCCCCCCCCCCTTCTAAAAATTCTATGGTATATCTTTCGTTATTAGTTAGACTAGAAACTTTTGGAATGAGAATCATAATTTCTTACCTCACATCTTTATCCAATCTTTTCTATAAAATCCTTTGCTAATTTTAAATAATGTTTAACTCCCTGGGTATCATAAATAAGTCCTCTATAATAACCCGCTATGTGCAAGGTGTCATAAAGCATTTCAAACTCCCTCATCAACTTTCCATTATGAATAGCCAGATGCTTTCTTAATGCTTCTCTATATCCATCTACTGATTTTGGAATTTCTTTCTTCGTAACTTGCTTCTTTTCAATCAGATATTCATTTATTGCTTCTAAAATAGCCAGATAGGCTGTTCCAAATGCCTCTCGCACAGGCTTAACATCTGTATAGGTATTATCCTCTACTGGAATAGACCTCAATATCTCCCTGGCATTATTTAAATATCTTAATGACTCTTTCATTTTTAAATCTCCCCCCGTTGTTTTCTTATCTTAACATATTTTCTTTTATCCGTCAACAATTATTTTGTAAAATGTGTAACATTTTTATTGCTTAAACTTGACCACTCCATTTAGCTCAATGGTTAAGCATGGAGTGTCTGCTCCTTTGACAGAGACATCGCCAATAACGATGTAAGGGCTACCTGTTAGGGTCCAGGTAGTATCAGTGGCAATGGTAGTGGTAGTAATTGTTGTTTGAGCGGCAACCTCACCTATCCCCAGAACCATCCCTAAAATTACTAAAGTTAACAGTTTTTTTAACTTTTTACATCCTCTTCCCCTCTTTTAGAGCTTATCCTTACCCACATCTTTTAAAAACCACGAAGGACACGAAGAGCACGAAGAATTATAAAACAAATCTTTTAATCCCATCTTTCAATCTCTTCTCATTAAAGTTCATTAATAAACCTATCTTTATATTTGCTAATCTCATATAGGTTAGCAACTGGGCTTCATGGACAGGAACTATATTGTCAACACTCTTTAATTCTAAGATTAACTCATTTTCTATTAAGAAGTCTATCCGATAACCACAAGAAATATGGATGTTTTTATACTTTACAGGTAGTCCCATCTCCATTTGAAAGTTAATTCCTGCCTGACTTAATTCATAAGCAAGACATTGCTTATATGTATTTTCTAATAACCCAGGACCTAATTCCCGATGAACTTCAATTGCTAACCCAATTACTTTCTTAGATAATTCATCAAATTTCATAAAATCCATTCCTAAAATAATTTTTCTTCGTGTCCTTCGTGTTCTTCGTGGTATTTCTCTTTGTTTCTCTCCTTCTACCCAATTTGTGGGTAAGGATAAGCTCCTAAATAGGGAATTCAGTAAGTTCTCGCACAACGAAATCCAATGTTGTTGTTCCTGTTCTCTGGGTTGTTCCTGTTGCGATTGGTACTGCGCAGTCAGTCTGGTTTGTTGTTCCACGAGCCGCCGCGCAAGACACGATGACCTATTGACCTACCCCTTTACAAATACAGCACTTTCAAAGATTTCTTTTCGTAAATAATAACTATTGGCCCAGCATGCATGTCCTAACCAACTTTGTACCCGCTGATTTACTTCCGGCCAGCTTAATTCTCCAGCCGCATAATCCCGTCGATATCTTCTCAACTTTCGCCTGAATCGCTTAACATTGCTTTTACGAATTAGACGATGAGTAGGGAAACTGCGATAACCAAGAAAGTCCGTCCCTTGCTCTACCGGAAAAATCTGGCTCTTGTCAGGATGCAATCTCAACCGCAGCTTTGACAGATACTCCTTTAGTCCCTCCCGAACATCATACAGTAAAGCCTTATCATCATCTAAAACCACAGAATCATCTACATAGCGAATATAATAGCGGCAACCTAATTCTTTCTTTACAAAATGGTCAAACCCATTGAGATAAACATTGGCAAAAAACTGGCTGGTCTGATTGCCAATGGGTAACCCCTTTCGCCTATCCAAATCCAGCCTCCAAGCATCCGACCTATTTCGTCTACCTTTTCGCTCAACTGACCATATTGCTTATGGCTAATAAGGTTAAAGTCGTGGCTCAGTCGAATACGATAACGCAGCTTCTCTAATTGCAAATTCACTGGGATTAGAATAGGCAACTTCTTCTGGCTATAGTATGCCTCGATAAAAGCATCCAGAATGTCAGTTAGTAGCCTTTGAAATTGATCGCCTAATAAAAACTTCTGATCTCGAGGGAA
Encoded proteins:
- a CDS encoding RNA-directed DNA polymerase yields the protein MDRRKGLPIGNQTSQFFANVYLNGFDHFVKKELGCRYYIRYVDDSVVLDDDKALLYDVREGLKEYLSKLRLRLHPDKSQIFPVEQGTDFLGYRSFPTHRLIRKSNVKRFRRKLRRYRRDYAAGELSWPEVNQRVQSWLGHACWANSYYLRKEIFESAVFVKG
- a CDS encoding DUF5618 family protein — translated: MKESLRYLNNAREILRSIPVEDNTYTDVKPVREAFGTAYLAILEAINEYLIEKKQVTKKEIPKSVDGYREALRKHLAIHNGKLMREFEMLYDTLHIAGYYRGLIYDTQGVKHYLKLAKDFIEKIG
- a CDS encoding GxxExxY protein, which translates into the protein MKFDELSKKVIGLAIEVHRELGPGLLENTYKQCLAYELSQAGINFQMEMGLPVKYKNIHISCGYRIDFLIENELILELKSVDNIVPVHEAQLLTYMRLANIKIGLLMNFNEKRLKDGIKRFVL
- the avd gene encoding diversity-generating retroelement protein Avd encodes the protein MLKHTIPILARFPRDQKFLLGDQFQRLLTDILDAFIEAYYSQKKLPILIPVNLQLEKLRYRIRLSHDFNLISHKQYGQLSEKVDEIGRMLGGWIWIGERGYPLAIRPASFLPMFISMGLTIL